Proteins encoded by one window of Bacillota bacterium:
- a CDS encoding MATE family efflux transporter: MIEATTTIVKNENVNRLRREIFLLAWPAIIELILHTLVWNVDTAFMGRVGADAVAAVGNGGQVYWTVIWAFGGLGTGVTALVARAIGAGRRDAATGSAAQALRLAFFCGLAVMVTAFLGAGRVMGLTSLPAATQASAATYIRILAMGAPVYLPAMIALSAIRATGDTRTPMFVTGLLNVVNIILAWGLVFGHFGNQPLGVIGSALAAVLAQVFGAGLALAWVFSPRCRLGLRLSQLTRGRGPSGELARLSLPSGVESLTMDTARTFGMFFVTALGSVASAASYVSMNAEAFSFMPGYGFAVAASILAGQKLGAGDEAGAKEAVRQCLVVGMAVMGGIGLFFLAVPSLFVRIFTGEPAVVRMASQCLRVAGFAQPLMAVTDILCGSLRGAGNTRTPLFITMGGAWLVRVPLTFVLVAWLKLPVYYAWVAMLADWGARAVVTFLVFRTGRWLKTRVRVGAPAPESAAPVQTA; the protein is encoded by the coding sequence ATGATCGAAGCCACCACCACCATCGTCAAAAACGAGAACGTGAACCGGCTCAGGCGAGAGATCTTTCTCCTGGCCTGGCCGGCCATCATCGAGCTGATCCTCCACACCCTGGTCTGGAATGTTGACACGGCCTTCATGGGCCGGGTCGGGGCCGACGCCGTCGCCGCCGTCGGCAACGGGGGCCAGGTCTACTGGACCGTCATCTGGGCCTTCGGCGGCCTCGGAACGGGGGTCACCGCCCTGGTCGCCCGGGCCATCGGGGCCGGCCGTCGCGACGCCGCCACCGGCTCCGCCGCCCAGGCTCTGCGCCTGGCCTTCTTCTGCGGCCTGGCGGTGATGGTGACGGCCTTCCTCGGCGCCGGCCGGGTGATGGGACTGACCAGCCTCCCGGCCGCCACCCAGGCGTCGGCCGCGACCTACATCCGCATTTTGGCCATGGGCGCGCCTGTCTACCTCCCGGCGATGATCGCCCTCTCAGCCATCCGGGCCACCGGGGACACCCGGACCCCGATGTTCGTGACCGGTTTGCTCAACGTGGTCAACATCATCCTGGCCTGGGGGCTGGTCTTCGGGCACTTCGGCAACCAGCCGCTCGGGGTGATCGGTTCGGCCCTGGCCGCCGTCCTAGCCCAGGTCTTCGGGGCCGGCCTGGCCCTGGCCTGGGTCTTCAGCCCGCGTTGCCGCCTCGGCCTCCGCCTGTCGCAGCTAACCCGGGGCCGGGGTCCATCGGGCGAACTGGCCCGCCTGAGCCTGCCGAGCGGGGTCGAGTCGCTGACCATGGACACCGCCAGGACCTTCGGGATGTTCTTCGTCACCGCCCTCGGCAGCGTGGCCTCTGCCGCCAGTTACGTCTCGATGAACGCGGAGGCCTTCTCGTTCATGCCGGGCTATGGCTTCGCCGTGGCCGCCAGCATCCTGGCCGGCCAGAAGCTCGGGGCGGGCGACGAGGCCGGGGCCAAGGAAGCCGTCCGGCAATGCCTGGTCGTGGGAATGGCCGTCATGGGCGGCATCGGCCTCTTCTTCCTGGCCGTCCCGTCGCTCTTCGTCCGCATCTTCACCGGAGAGCCGGCCGTCGTCCGGATGGCCTCTCAGTGCTTGCGAGTGGCCGGGTTCGCCCAGCCCCTGATGGCCGTGACCGATATTCTCTGCGGCTCGCTGCGGGGCGCGGGCAACACCCGCACCCCCCTCTTCATCACCATGGGCGGGGCCTGGCTCGTTCGGGTCCCCCTGACCTTCGTTCTAGTGGCCTGGCTCAAGCTGCCCGTCTACTACGCATGGGTGGCCATGTTGGCCGATTGGGGCGCCCGGGCCGTGGTCACCTTCCTCGTCTTCCGTACCGGGCGCTGGCTCAAGACTCGCGTCCGGGTAGGCGCTCCAGCGCCGGAATCGGCGGCGCCGGTCCAGACCGCATAG